The Kluyveromyces lactis strain NRRL Y-1140 chromosome B complete sequence genome contains a region encoding:
- a CDS encoding uncharacterized protein (similar to uniprot|Q03178 Saccharomyces cerevisiae YKL164C PIR1 Protein containing tandem internal repeats), which yields MQFKKTLAASALATSSLAAYVPSDPWTTLTPDSTYKGGLTDYASTFGIAVIPITTSVSTVSTGTATSTSAKTTATTTSKAKRDVAAISQIGDGQIQATTKTTAQAVSQIGDGQIQATTKTTAQAVSQIGDGQIQATTQTLKPTSKTTAQAVSQIGDGQIQATTKTTAQAVSQIGDGQIQATTKTTAQAVSQIGDGQIQATTKTTAAAVSQIGDGQIQATTKTSATAASQISDGQVQATTKTGSSTASTSSSKATDSTDPVTAQSCKNNGTLSMTLKDAVLTDGSGRLGSIVANRQFQFDGPPPQAGAIYAKGWALTPEGNLALGDSDVFYQCLSGEFYNLYDESIGDQCSAVHLQAIDLVDC from the coding sequence ATGCAATTCAAAAAGACTCTAGCTGCCTCCGCTTTGGCCACTTCCTCTCTAGCTGCCTACGTTCCATCTGATCCATGGACCACTTTGACCCCAGATTCTACTTACAAAGGTGGTTTGACTGATTACGCTTCTACCTTCGGTATTGCTGTTATTCCAATCACTACTTCCGTCTCTACCGTCTCTACTGGTACTGCTACTTCTACTTCTGCCAAGACTACCGCTACCACCACTTCCAAGGCTAAGAGAGACGTTGCTGCTATCTCTCAAATCGGTGATGGTCAAATTCAAGCTACCACCAAGACTACCGCTCAAGCCGTCTCTCAAATCGGTGATGGCCAAATCCAAGCTACCACCAAGACTACCGCTCAAGCCGTCTCTCAAATTGGTGATGGCCAAATCCAAGCTACCACTCAAACTTTGAAGCCAACTTCTAAGACCACTGCTCAAGCTGTCTCTCAGATCGGTGATGGTCAAATCCAAGCTACCACCAAGACTACCGCTCAAGCTGTCTCTCAAATCGGTGATGGTCAAATCCAAGCTACCACCAAGACTACCGCTCAAGCTGTCTCTCAAATCGGTGACGGTCAAATCCAAGCTACCACCAAGACTACCGCCGCTGCTGTCTCTCAAATCGGTGACGGTCAAATCCAAGCTACCACCAAGACTTCTGCCACTGCTGCTTCTCAAATCAGCGACGGTCAAGTCCAAGCTACCACCAAGACCGGTTCTTCCACTGCTTCCACCAGCTCTTCAAAAGCGACTGACTCTACCGACCCAGTCACTGCTCAATCCTGTAAGAACAACGGTACTTTGTCCATGACTTTGAAAGACGCTGTTCTAACAGACGGTAGCGGTAGATTAGGTTCCATTGTTGCTAACAGACAATTCCAATTCGATGGTCCACCACCACAAGCTGGTGCCATCTATGCTAAGGGTTGGGCTTTGACTCCAGAAGGTAACTTGGCTCTAGGTGACAGTGATGTCTTCTACCAATGTCTATCAGGTGAATTCTACAACTTGTACGATGAATCCATTGGTGACCAATGTAGTGCAGTCCACTTGCAAGCCATCGATTTGGTTGACTGTTAA
- the FAR1 gene encoding cyclin-dependent protein serine/threonine kinase inhibiting protein FAR1 (some similarities with uniprot|P21268 Saccharomyces cerevisiae YJL157C FAR1 Cyclin-dependent kinase inhibitor that mediates cell cycle arrest in response to pheromone also forms a complex with Cdc24p Ste4p and Ste18p that may specify the direction of polarized growth during mating potential Cdc28p substrate) yields the protein MMQLRTPLVERPKKTHTPPSGDRNTPSSSSKFLKDVTGKGFRKISTRLSRTTPTDSTITLSPEVEYVETFPEIPNEPSKKIKGQLDFFKKRPTPLNLSPLTPPSSLKKKSVCDQKDADLAKLESPIELKFDNSKKNARRPAPPMEQSILSFHSNLFDPHYSFTADADSKPFGLGLYDEVSSPTCMMQMQRNIRKASATKRYNTCTCSVCQEKIQNLLGGERIIELECSHQCHMDCFTAMMDSTTFKPPICQLCGKRSNSLDEQVTQDLVLRKMKEITKGRSNSESTLFDRGFNTATKISDDTVLQTLTADTRTSETSTELSGRKLVTPRSQLIRTAQLSSNGFRDVFDMLDEKFDISTPRQSISVDPLDIESKPKDKLRVSICPKLNKYTVNEQSSKIILPHLLSVHLPKEDDMNEIRSVQVILCISAVNSNTAHQSKESYLAHIKNIVRKVLSSLKKDEYLGLIIVGRDGNGRSGCRGTFYGFVSNTWDGWDEILAGLKIIDNTEEMIFPNPIWEAKEMLQTVERLMLTAIDLDEAEVRHLIILSGTHDTDRRITKLEDNLYEQKVEQLLEKMMNKYHCSVSQWISEDEMKPLLLQDYTPQWQYSVYTEFFNKNSCHVEQYISKLRRVPLDTVSITLQPCDTDIVKIHTMYFNGSLFPCEGGDKEAIELKLGPFGYGDFKSIIVEVEVDVPKIQKWKEETGSSISLLGYRTSQDPGVFGVSSTVSIELHPTCSSPALSQTTSLFHIADADTDADPDAEAETSCASLFLDLPLVPPSSPSCDSLFVTRQIQLMVIESLRKLTTDTVNKTVPETTIRELTSVVFGMSRDCTSMNLQYYDEIGHENKLENHIELLTQRLEQILHHNNPKIMMHKLIQWLL from the coding sequence ATGATGCAGCTTAGAACGCCTTTAGTAGAAAGGCCGAAGAAAACACATACTCCACCAAGCGGCGATAGGAACActccatcttcatcctcgAAGTTCTTGAAGGATGTTACTGGAAAGGGATTTAGAAAGATTAGCACCAGGTTGTCACGTACTACACCTACTGACTCTACTATCACTTTGTCACCGGAAGTAGAATACGTGGAAACATTTCCAGAAATACCTAACGAGCCGAGTAAAAAGATAAAGGGGCAACTCGactttttcaagaaacgGCCAACGCCTTTAAACCTTTCTCCATTGACACCTCCATCCAGtctgaaaaagaaatctgtCTGTGATCAGAAAGATGCAGATCTTGCTAAACTGGAGTCtccaattgaattgaagtttgataactcaaagaaaaatgctAGACGTCCAGCTCCCCCTATGGAGCAAAGTATTCTATCCTTCCATTCGAATTTATTTGATCCACATTATTCTTTCACAGCAGATGCTGATAGTAAGCCATTCGGATTGGGGCTATATGATGAGGTTTCTTCTCCAACTTGTATGATGCAGATGCAAAGAAATATAAGAAAAGCCAGTGCAACCAAGAGATATAATACTTGCACATGTTCTGTCTGCCAAGAGAAGATTCAGAATTTACTCGGTGGTGAAAGGATTATTGAACTCGAATGCAGCCATCAGTGTCACATGGACTGTTTCACTGCAATGATGGATTCAACCACCTTTAAGCCCCCTATTTGTCAACTATGCGGTAAAAGATCAAACTCATTGGATGAGCAGGTAACTCAGGATCTAGTActgaggaagatgaaggaaatcacaaaaggaagaagcaaCAGTGAAAGCACCTTGTTTGACCGAGGCTTTAATACTGCTACTAAAATTTCGGATGATACCGTATTGCAGACACTGACGGCCGATACTAGAACATCAGAAACCAGCACAGAATTGTCAGGCAGAAAATTGGTAACCCCCCGGAGTCAATTGATTCGAACCGCACAATTATCATCTAATGGATTCCGAGACGTATTTGATATGttggatgaaaaatttgatatttcgACACCAAGGCAGTCAATTTCGGTAGATCCATTGGACATTGAGTCAAAGCCAAAAGATAAATTACGTGTAAGTATTTGCCCAAAGTTGAATAAATACACTGTTAATGaacaaagttcaaaaatAATCCTCCCGCATTTACTAAGTGTCCATTTACCCAAGGAGGACGATATGAATGAAATCAGATCTGTTCAAGTCATCCTGTGTATCAGTGCTGTGAATAGCAACACGGCGCATCAAAGTAAAGAATCGTACCTAGCGCATATTAAAAATATCGTTCGAAAAGTATTGAGTTCGttgaaaaaagatgaataCCTAGGCTTGATCATTGTTGGTAGGGATGGAAATGGGCGTTCCGGATGCAGGGGTACTTTTTATGGATTTGTCTCGAATACATGGGACGGCTGGGATGAGATTTTAGCTGGGTTGAAAATCATCGATAATACTGAAGAAATGATATTCCCAAACCCCATATGGGAAGCTAAGGAAATGTTACAAACTGTGGAAAGATTGATGTTAACCGCGATAGATTTAGACGAAGCAGAAGTCAGACACTTGATAATATTGAGTGGCACTCATGACACAGACAGGAGGATCACCAAGTTAGAAGATAATTTGTATGAACAAAAAGTTGAGCAGTTACTtgaaaaaatgatgaacaaatACCATTGCTCTGTATCACAGTGGATCAGTGAGGATGAAATGAAACCATTATTGTTGCAGGACTATACGCCCCAATGGCAATATAGCGTATACAcagaatttttcaataagaATTCCTGCCATGTAGAACAATACATCTCGAAGCTCCGCAGGGTACCACTTGATACGGTTTCAATCACTCTTCAACCCTGCGATACAGATATTGTCAAGATTCACACGATGTATTTTAACGGATCGCTTTTCCCATGTGAGGGAGGAGACAAAGAGGCAATTGAGTTGAAATTGGGCCCGTTTGGGTATGGAGACTTTAAGTCCATTATAGTGGAAGTTGAGGTCGACGTTCCAAAGATACAAAAATGGAAAGAGGAAACGGGAAGCAGCATATCTTTGTTAGGATACAGAACGTCCCAGGATCCCGGTGTATTTGGAGTGAGCAGTACTGTTTCTATCGAATTACATCCGACCTGTTCATCTCCAGCACTGAGTCAAACAACGTCGCTTTTCCATATAGCTGATGCCGACACTGATGCCGATCCCGATGCAGAGGCAGAAACCAGTTGTGCTAGCCTGTTCCTTGATTTACCGTTAGTGCCCCcatcatcaccatcttGTGACTCGTTATTTGTGACCAGACAGATACAACTTATGGTGATTGAATCGCTAAGGAAACTAACCACCGACACGGTCAACAAGACAGTTCCTGAGACAACAATCAGGGAACTAACAAGCGTTGTGTTTGGAATGAGTAGAGATTGTACGTCAATGAATTTACAGTACTACGACGAAATAGGGCATGAGAATAAGCTAGAGAACCACATCGAACTGTTGACACAACGATTAGAGCAGATATTGCACCACAATAACCCGAAAATTATGATGCATAAGCTCATTCAGTGGCTACTGTAA
- a CDS encoding uncharacterized protein (similar to uniprot|P47001 Saccharomyces cerevisiae YJL158C CIS3 cik1 suppressor Protein with homology to Hsp150p and Pir1p Pir2p and Pir3p) produces MQFKSTIQLLALAAAVSAATTSDEVNSSSWTTLKPSATYKSATTDYSSTFGIAIEPITTGSLAPTTSSTAAVQSSSTSASSKAKRDAVSQIGDGQIQGTTKTASSTSSTTSKVKSTSPGVSQIGDGQIQGATSTLEPSSKSASTATGASQISDGQVQATSTAETSDEDEQDGIKLTACATSGTLSMTLKDGILYDGKGRVGAIVSNRQFQFDGPPPQAGSIYANGWSITQDGNLALGDSDVFYKCLSGDFYNLYDENIAAQCSAIHLNIVSLTDC; encoded by the coding sequence ATGCAATTCAAATCTACTATTCAACTTTTGGCTTTGGCTGCCGCTGTTTCAGCTGCTACGACATCTGATGAAGTtaactcttcttcttggacCACTTTGAAACCAAGTGCTACATACAAGAGCGCTACCACAGACTACAGCTCAACCTTTGGTATCGCTATTGAGCCAATCACAACTGGTTCCTTGGCTCCAACTACCTCTTCTACTGCCGCTGTCCAGTCATCTTCTACTTCTGCCTCCTCTAAGGCTAAGAGAGATGCCGTCTCCCAAATCGGTGATGGACAAATTCAAGGTACTACCAAGACTGCTAGCTCGACTAGCAGCACAACTTCAAAGGTCAAATCGACTTCTCCAGGAGTCTCTCAAATCGGTGACGGTCAAATTCAAGGTGCCACTTCAACTTTGGAACCATCTAGTAAATCTGCTAGCACCGCAACCGGTGCGTCTCAGATCTCTGATGGACAAGTTCAGGCCACATCTACCGCCGAGACTTCAGACGAAGATGAGCAGGATGGTATCAAATTGACTGCATGTGCTACCAGCGGCACTCTGTCCATGACTTTGAAGGATGGTATTCTATACGATGGCAAGGGAAGAGTTGGAGCTATCGTCTCTAACAGACAATTCCAATTCGATGGTCCACCACCACAAGCTGGTTCCATTTATGCCAACGGTTGGTCTATTACCCAGGATGGTAATTTGGCACTCGGTGACAGTGACGTTTTCTACAAGTGCCTATCAGGAGACTTCTACAACTTGTACGACGAAAACATTGCAGCTCAATGTAGCGCAATCCATTTGAACATCGTCAGTTTGACCGACTGTTAA